GCGAAGAACTTCGGCGAGATCCCGCAGCCGGGTGACCTCGATGAGGTCGACTCCGCTGTCCTCGCCAGGGTCGCGGCGGCCTTCGACGAGGTCGGCGGGCTGCTCGCCCGCAACCGGGTCAAGGCGGCGCTCGCCGAGGTGATGCGGGTCGTGGGCGACGTCAACAAGTACGTGTCCGACACCGAGCCCTTCCGGTTGAAGGGCGATGACCAGCGCGAGCGTCTCGCGACGGTCCTGCACACGCTCGTGCAGGCGACGAGCGACTGCAACCTGCTCCTGGCCCCCTTCCTCCCGCACGCGGCCAACCGGGTCGACGCCGTGCTCGGCGGCACCGGCGACCTGATGCCGATGCCTCGGGTCGAGGAGGTGGAGGACCTCGACGGCGGTCCGGGCTACCCGGTGATCACCGGTGACTACGCGGGCACTCCCGACTGGGCGAGCAGCCCTGTGGCAGTGGGCAGCCCGATCGCCAAGCCGACCCCGGTCTTCGTCAAGCTCGACCCCGAGGAGGTCGTCGCCACGGAGCGTGCGGCCATGTCGGACGACTGATGGCCGGGCGAGACGACGTCGCGGCACGGCCGGACCCCCTTCCTCTGGCCGTCGTCGACAACCACACCCACCTCGACATCCGGCGGCACGACATCCCGGACGCCATCGCGCCTGACGGGCAGGGCGAGCGGACCACGGCCGACGTGGCCGCCGCGCTCGCGACGGCAGCCACGGTCGGGGTCGACCGGGTCGTGCAGGTGGGGTGCGACCTCGAGAGCGCACGGTTCACCGTCGACCAGGTCGAGCGCCATCCGTCCATGCTGGGCGCGGTTGCGCTGCACCCCAACGAGATCCCTGATCTCGCGGAGTCGGGCCGGCTCCAGGAGGCGTGGGACGAGATCGAGCGCCTCGCAGCGCACCCGAGGGTGCGTGCCATCGGGGAGACCGGTCTCGACTACTTCCGCACCGGACCCGAGGGGCGCGCTGTGCAGCAGGAGTCCTTCCGCTGGCACATCGACCTGGCCAAGCGCACCGGCAAGGCCCTGCAGATCCATGACCGGGACAGCCACGAGGACGTCCTGCGAGTGCTCGCCGAGGAGGGGGCCCCGCAGACCACGGTCCTGCACTGCTTCAGCGGTGACCTCGCGATGGCGCGTGAGTGCGTCGAGCGGGGATACCTGCTGTCCTTCGCCGGGACCGTGACCTTCAAGAGCGCGGCAGGGTTGCGAGAGGCGCTGACCCACACCCCGATCGACCAGGTGCTCGCCGAGACCGACGCGCCCTACCTGACCCCGTCGCCCGAGCGGGGCCGCGCCAATGCCCCCTACCTGCTGCCGCACACGGTCCGGGTCATGGCCGCAGCCCTCGGTGTCGACGTCGCGACGATGTGCACGGCGATCTCGGACAACAGCGAGCGCGTCTACGGTCCGTGGCGCACCTCATAGTTGCGGCAACCAGGCCGCCTGGGGCCTAATTTTTCGGGGGTTCTCGGGGACGCAGGTCGCTCTGCGACCGTGAGTCCCCGAGGGTTCCGTTATCAAAACTTGACCTTCGGGGGACCGCTGGTGCATCGTGGTCCGCTGTTGGCCGGGGCCGGTTTCCCCTGATCTTGATCTTTCGCTGACACAGGTGCCCGTCAACCGTGGGTCCCCGTGCGCGGACCCACCGGTGCCCGGGAAGTTCGATCATCGGAGCACCGTGAGTTCACCCACGATCCGTCGTGCCACCCAGGCCGGCGTCGTCTGCGCCCTTGCCCTCGGAGTCTCGGGCGTCGTCGTCATGGACAAGTCCGTCGCACTGTCGGTCGACGGGCAGAAGTCGACCGTCCACTCCTTCGGCGGCACCGTCGCCGATGTCCTCGACAAGCAGGGCATCGAGCTCGGCGAGAACGACGTCGTGACCCCGTCGGCCCAGACCTCGGTCGACGACGGCCAGACGATCGTCGTGCGCTACGGCCGCAAGCTGGCGGTCACGGTGGACGGCAAGGAGCGGGTGTACTGGACGACGGCCTCGACCGTCGGCCAGGCGCTCCAGGAGCTCGG
The genomic region above belongs to Janibacter limosus and contains:
- a CDS encoding TatD family hydrolase encodes the protein MAGRDDVAARPDPLPLAVVDNHTHLDIRRHDIPDAIAPDGQGERTTADVAAALATAATVGVDRVVQVGCDLESARFTVDQVERHPSMLGAVALHPNEIPDLAESGRLQEAWDEIERLAAHPRVRAIGETGLDYFRTGPEGRAVQQESFRWHIDLAKRTGKALQIHDRDSHEDVLRVLAEEGAPQTTVLHCFSGDLAMARECVERGYLLSFAGTVTFKSAAGLREALTHTPIDQVLAETDAPYLTPSPERGRANAPYLLPHTVRVMAAALGVDVATMCTAISDNSERVYGPWRTS